The following proteins come from a genomic window of Bradyrhizobium sp. SZCCHNS1050:
- the mgtE gene encoding magnesium transporter: protein MNETSDVAHADATLRDRAPMRTESGEIRAEFIAAITAAIAAEDEAFLRAEVAELHEADLGDLIAALAPDDRVRLVELTGTDFDFSALNEVDDAVREEILEELEPATVAEGVRELESDDAVELLESLDEEDKEEILERLPPSERDALARSLDYPEGSAGRRMQREFIAVPLGWTVGEAIDYMRETRDLPERFYEIYAVDDARHWQGAVSLDTLLRARRPVPLADLIDEDRRRVTVTDDLAEVARLFGKYNLVAAPVVDAENRLAGVITIDDVVDVIEEEADEDFKALGGVSGDEELSDSVWTIAKGRFNWLLINLATAFLASSVLGLFEDQLQQMVALAVLAPIVASQGGNAATQTMTVAVRALATRELGANNAMRVVMREGLVGLVNGLAFALVTGIAAVAWFKMPGLGIVIGLAMISNLVAGALGGILIPMVLERVRADPAVASGTFVTTVTDVVGFFSFLGIATLWFGLK from the coding sequence ATGAACGAGACATCGGACGTTGCCCATGCTGATGCAACTCTACGCGATCGCGCGCCGATGCGCACGGAATCCGGCGAGATTCGCGCCGAATTCATCGCGGCCATCACGGCGGCCATCGCCGCCGAGGACGAGGCGTTCCTGCGCGCCGAGGTCGCCGAGCTGCACGAGGCCGACCTCGGCGACCTGATCGCGGCGCTCGCACCGGACGACCGTGTCCGGCTGGTCGAGCTGACCGGCACCGATTTCGACTTCTCCGCGCTGAACGAGGTCGACGACGCGGTCCGCGAGGAGATCCTCGAGGAGCTCGAGCCCGCGACCGTCGCGGAGGGCGTGCGGGAGCTCGAATCCGATGACGCCGTCGAGCTGTTGGAAAGCCTCGACGAGGAGGACAAGGAGGAGATCCTCGAACGCCTGCCGCCGTCCGAGCGCGACGCGCTCGCGCGCAGCCTCGACTATCCCGAGGGCTCGGCCGGCCGCCGCATGCAGAGGGAGTTCATCGCGGTTCCGCTGGGTTGGACGGTCGGCGAGGCCATCGACTACATGCGCGAGACGCGGGATCTGCCCGAGCGGTTCTACGAGATCTATGCGGTCGACGACGCACGGCATTGGCAGGGTGCGGTGTCGCTCGATACGCTGCTGCGCGCCCGCCGTCCGGTTCCGCTGGCTGATCTGATCGACGAGGACCGCCGTCGCGTCACCGTCACCGACGATCTGGCCGAGGTGGCGCGGCTGTTCGGCAAGTACAATCTGGTCGCGGCCCCCGTGGTCGATGCCGAGAACCGGCTGGCCGGCGTCATCACCATCGACGACGTGGTCGATGTCATCGAGGAGGAGGCCGACGAGGATTTCAAGGCGCTCGGCGGCGTGTCGGGCGACGAGGAACTGTCCGACAGCGTCTGGACCATCGCCAAGGGCCGCTTCAACTGGCTGCTGATCAATCTCGCCACCGCGTTCCTGGCGTCATCGGTGCTCGGCCTGTTCGAGGACCAGTTGCAGCAGATGGTGGCGCTCGCCGTGCTCGCGCCGATCGTCGCCAGTCAGGGCGGCAATGCCGCGACCCAGACCATGACGGTGGCGGTGCGCGCGCTGGCGACGCGGGAGCTCGGGGCGAACAATGCGATGCGGGTGGTGATGCGCGAGGGGCTGGTCGGGCTCGTCAATGGCCTGGCCTTTGCGCTCGTCACCGGCATCGCCGCCGTGGCGTGGTTCAAGATGCCCGGGCTCGGCATCGTCATCGGGCTTGCAATGATCTCGAATCTCGTCGCGGGTGCGCTGGGCGGCATTCTGATCCCGATGGTGCTCGAACGGGTCCGCGCCGACCCCGCCGTCGCCTCCGGAACCTTCGTCACGACGGTGACCGATGTGGTCGGTTTCTTCTCGTTTCTCGGCATCGCCACGCTCTGGTTCGGCCTGAAATAA
- a CDS encoding polysaccharide deacetylase family protein has translation MTGWVNAAGVVAALLAADVTAAAPAACPREGTLGTSRILTVDAATHPRVGLKSFPDTLPLHDGEVVLTFDDGPSPPMTDKVLAALARECVRATFFLVGEPASRRAAWVRKIAAEGHTIGHHSFTHANLAHITPEQAVDEIDRGIAADEKALNGAETTTPSTPFFRFPYFESTPATLDLLQSRGIVVFGADLWASDWNPMSPQQTLKLLTARLSQARKGIILLHDPQPRTVAMLPAFLRYLKNHGYRVVHVVPKQPADVHHEQRSERPSPAPTPPHEGG, from the coding sequence ATGACAGGATGGGTAAACGCGGCCGGCGTCGTGGCGGCGCTGCTCGCGGCTGACGTCACCGCGGCCGCGCCTGCCGCATGCCCGCGCGAAGGTACGCTCGGCACGTCGCGCATTCTCACCGTCGACGCCGCGACACATCCGCGCGTCGGACTGAAGAGCTTCCCGGACACGCTGCCGCTGCATGACGGCGAAGTGGTTCTGACCTTCGACGACGGCCCGTCGCCGCCGATGACCGACAAGGTGCTGGCCGCGCTCGCCAGGGAATGTGTGCGCGCGACCTTCTTCCTGGTCGGCGAGCCTGCGTCGCGCCGCGCCGCGTGGGTGCGGAAGATCGCGGCCGAAGGCCACACCATAGGCCATCACAGCTTCACGCATGCGAATCTCGCGCACATCACGCCGGAACAGGCCGTCGATGAGATCGATCGCGGCATCGCCGCCGACGAGAAGGCGCTCAACGGCGCGGAGACGACCACGCCGTCGACGCCATTCTTCCGCTTCCCCTATTTCGAATCGACACCGGCGACGCTCGACCTGCTGCAGTCGCGCGGCATCGTCGTGTTCGGGGCCGATCTCTGGGCCAGCGACTGGAACCCGATGTCACCGCAGCAGACGCTGAAGCTGCTGACCGCCCGGCTGAGCCAGGCGCGCAAGGGCATCATCCTGCTGCACGATCCTCAGCCGCGCACGGTCGCCATGTTGCCCGCGTTCCTGCGCTACCTGAAGAACCACGGCTATCGCGTGGTCCATGTGGTTCCGAAGCAGCCGGCGGATGTGCATCACGAGCAGCGTAGCGAGCGCCCTTCACCTGCGCCGACGCCGCCGCACGAAGGTGGTTAA
- a CDS encoding polysaccharide deacetylase family protein — MRDRRWACVGRPTWLAVLLGTVACFASSVGSSAASAADCPGHPNALGTSRVLVVDSREHPRIGAMQYKETLPLKDHEVVITFDDGPLPKYSNQVLQILADQCVKATFFTIGRQAKADPEGVRKLAAAGHTIGTHSQNHPLSFNKMTLDQVKPEVDQGIAWTTAALTDPSALSPFFRVPGLLRGDAVESYAASLGLQVWSADFLADDWRNISGAKVYELAMKRLEARGKGILLLHDIHARTATALPKILAELKAKNYRIVHVVAATPDRPATPTEPEDWLVHRPSDETPVAHWPKIAPVDLAGADTGARARLDDFGILNVPAAVARVAQKPAWPRPPLARGLAAPALTAPASDLFAWPPVAPLSAQRRQLARLESPAPKAVAAKPAPRPVRLASLRRR; from the coding sequence ATGCGTGATCGTCGGTGGGCTTGCGTCGGACGGCCAACATGGCTCGCAGTGCTGTTGGGCACCGTCGCCTGCTTCGCCTCCAGTGTCGGATCATCGGCGGCATCGGCAGCCGATTGCCCCGGACATCCCAACGCGCTCGGCACGTCGCGCGTCCTGGTGGTCGATTCGCGCGAGCATCCGCGCATCGGCGCGATGCAGTACAAGGAGACGCTGCCGCTGAAAGATCACGAGGTCGTCATCACCTTCGACGACGGCCCGCTGCCGAAATACAGCAATCAGGTGCTGCAGATCCTTGCCGATCAATGCGTCAAGGCGACGTTCTTCACCATCGGCCGCCAGGCCAAGGCCGATCCGGAGGGCGTGAGGAAGCTTGCGGCCGCCGGCCACACCATCGGCACCCACAGCCAGAACCATCCGCTGAGCTTCAACAAGATGACGCTCGACCAGGTCAAGCCCGAGGTCGACCAGGGGATCGCCTGGACGACCGCGGCGCTCACCGATCCGTCGGCGCTGTCGCCATTCTTCCGCGTGCCCGGCCTGCTGCGCGGCGACGCCGTGGAGAGCTACGCCGCCTCGCTCGGCCTGCAGGTCTGGAGCGCCGATTTCCTCGCCGACGACTGGCGCAACATCTCCGGCGCCAAGGTCTACGAGCTCGCGATGAAGCGGCTGGAGGCGCGCGGCAAGGGCATCCTGCTGCTGCACGACATCCATGCGCGCACCGCCACGGCGCTGCCGAAGATCCTCGCCGAGCTCAAGGCCAAGAACTACCGCATCGTCCACGTCGTGGCGGCGACACCGGACCGGCCGGCGACGCCGACCGAGCCCGAGGACTGGCTGGTGCACCGCCCGTCGGACGAGACCCCGGTGGCGCATTGGCCCAAGATCGCGCCCGTCGATCTCGCTGGCGCCGATACGGGGGCCCGGGCCAGGCTGGACGATTTCGGGATTCTCAACGTGCCGGCGGCCGTCGCGCGTGTCGCGCAGAAGCCGGCATGGCCGCGTCCGCCGCTCGCGCGGGGGCTTGCGGCGCCGGCCTTGACAGCGCCGGCGTCCGATCTGTTCGCATGGCCGCCTGTCGCGCCGCTGTCGGCGCAGCGGCGCCAGCTGGCCCGGCTCGAGAGCCCGGCCCCGAAGGCTGTGGCCGCCAAGCCGGCGCCGCGCCCGGTGCGCCTCGCCAGCCTCAGGCGGCGCTGA
- a CDS encoding FAD-binding oxidoreductase — protein MQSAIVLGGGMVGVGTALHLQSRGWSVALVDRREPGRETSYGNAGIIQSEAVRPYAMPYDIAGVLDIALARTNDVHYSLAALPYHVRPLLQYWWNSFPARHEVLTRTYAQLIARAAPEHEPLILAAGAGNLVRRDGFRVLHRTQAQFDKEAREAEAVGKAFGVKFKLLSAQQLKQAEPGLIDSGIGGLHWQEPWTVSDPGSLVASYAELFTRRGGKLLRGDATTLAQAGSGWAVTTAEGRIEAEAVVVALGPWSPEFLTRFGYDIPMVRKRGYHRHYTGGAPLDLPLRDAARGYLMNPMALGVRITTGAELSSPNAKSTPVQLGKAEAAARQLIDLGKPVEPEPWIGTRPCMPDMLPVVGQAARHKGLWLHFGHGHQGFTLGPATGRILAELMSGEAPSVDVAACAPARFGA, from the coding sequence ATGCAAAGCGCGATCGTTCTCGGTGGCGGCATGGTCGGCGTCGGCACGGCGCTGCACCTGCAGAGCCGTGGCTGGTCAGTGGCGCTGGTCGACCGCAGGGAGCCGGGCCGCGAGACCAGCTACGGCAATGCCGGCATCATCCAGAGCGAGGCCGTCAGGCCCTACGCGATGCCCTATGATATCGCCGGCGTGCTCGACATCGCGCTCGCGCGCACCAACGACGTGCACTACAGCCTCGCGGCGCTGCCCTATCATGTGCGACCGCTGCTGCAATACTGGTGGAATTCGTTCCCCGCGCGCCACGAGGTGCTGACGCGCACCTATGCGCAACTGATCGCGCGCGCCGCGCCCGAGCACGAGCCCCTGATCCTCGCGGCCGGGGCCGGCAACCTCGTGCGCCGCGACGGCTTTCGCGTGCTGCACCGGACGCAGGCGCAGTTCGACAAGGAGGCGAGGGAGGCCGAAGCGGTCGGCAAGGCGTTCGGCGTCAAGTTCAAGCTGCTCAGCGCCCAGCAGCTCAAGCAGGCCGAGCCCGGGCTGATCGACAGCGGCATCGGCGGCCTGCACTGGCAGGAGCCGTGGACCGTGTCGGATCCCGGTAGCCTGGTCGCCTCCTATGCCGAGCTGTTCACGCGCCGCGGCGGCAAGCTGCTGCGCGGCGACGCGACCACGCTGGCGCAGGCGGGCAGCGGCTGGGCCGTCACCACCGCGGAGGGACGCATCGAGGCCGAGGCCGTGGTGGTCGCGCTCGGGCCATGGTCGCCGGAGTTCCTGACGCGGTTCGGCTACGACATCCCGATGGTGCGCAAGCGCGGCTATCACCGTCACTACACCGGCGGCGCGCCGCTCGATTTGCCGCTGCGCGATGCGGCGCGCGGCTATCTGATGAACCCGATGGCGCTCGGCGTACGCATCACGACCGGTGCCGAGCTGTCATCGCCGAATGCGAAATCGACCCCGGTTCAGCTCGGCAAGGCCGAGGCTGCCGCGCGCCAGCTCATCGATCTCGGCAAGCCGGTCGAGCCCGAGCCGTGGATCGGCACGCGGCCGTGCATGCCCGACATGCTGCCGGTCGTCGGCCAGGCGGCGCGTCACAAGGGCCTGTGGCTGCATTTCGGCCACGGCCACCAGGGCTTCACGCTGGGGCCCGCGACGGGCCGCATCCTCGCCGAGCTGATGAGCGGCGAAGCGCCGAGCGTCGACGTCGCCGCCTGCGCACCGGCGCGATTCGGCGCATAG
- a CDS encoding RidA family protein produces the protein MSDAPSWPFSLVRRAGGLVFLSGEIPVADDGSIPEGIAAQTDLVFKHIAETLAGEGLTLDDIVSCMVHLADKADFAAYNEAYRRHFKDPMPVRTTVQAQMIADVKIEVTVVAAART, from the coding sequence ATGTCCGACGCCCCCTCATGGCCGTTCTCGCTGGTGCGCCGCGCCGGCGGCCTGGTGTTCCTGTCCGGCGAGATTCCGGTCGCCGATGACGGCAGCATCCCCGAGGGCATCGCGGCGCAGACCGACCTCGTCTTCAAGCACATCGCGGAAACGCTGGCCGGCGAGGGGCTGACGCTCGACGATATCGTGTCCTGCATGGTGCACCTCGCCGACAAGGCGGATTTCGCCGCCTACAACGAGGCCTATCGCAGGCACTTCAAGGACCCGATGCCGGTCCGCACCACGGTGCAGGCGCAGATGATCGCGGATGTGAAGATCGAGGTCACCGTCGTCGCGGCGGCGCGGACCTAA
- a CDS encoding amidase encodes MESICDKTAVELVKLLKTKAISPVALLDSCLERIAAVNPAVNAVVTLDEPAARAAAEVAEAEIVRGEDRGALHGLPVLIKDTQDTAGMRSTYGSPILADNVPAVDQASVGRLRAAGAIIFGKTNTPEWAAGGNTRNPVFGATGNPFDPARSAAGSSGGSAVALACGMAPLASGSDTGGSLRNPAGFSGIVGMRPSYGLVASEKRAHGWSCLSTDGPMARDVADTALMLSVMASDDARDPLAYTLPGEAVRGAPARWAVPPAVELNKLRLAFTEDFGFAPTEQLIRRAFRARVSRIAPLFADAQEGAPDCSGADETFAVLRASLFLTQHGKNFRERPDMLGPNVRANVEEGLGYSLEDFSRASANQTRIYRAYQGFFARHDVLISPTITLSPRPWAELYPAEIDGVPTRSYFHWLALAYAVTLAGHPALSLPLGLDDNGLPFGLQIVGPRGGDALVLGVAAALEAAFADDAELRRPRPDLERLASLPPLAQTPGFLAWD; translated from the coding sequence GTGGAATCGATTTGCGACAAGACGGCCGTCGAGCTGGTCAAGCTGCTGAAAACAAAGGCAATATCGCCGGTCGCGCTGCTCGACTCGTGCCTGGAGCGGATTGCGGCGGTGAACCCGGCCGTCAACGCGGTGGTGACCCTGGACGAGCCGGCCGCCCGCGCGGCGGCCGAGGTCGCCGAGGCCGAGATCGTGAGGGGCGAGGACCGGGGGGCGCTGCACGGCCTGCCGGTGCTGATCAAGGATACCCAGGACACCGCCGGGATGCGCTCCACCTATGGCAGCCCGATCCTGGCCGACAACGTGCCGGCCGTCGACCAGGCCTCGGTGGGCCGGCTGCGCGCCGCCGGCGCAATCATCTTCGGCAAGACCAACACGCCGGAATGGGCGGCGGGCGGCAACACCCGCAATCCCGTGTTCGGCGCCACCGGCAACCCGTTCGATCCCGCGCGCTCGGCCGCCGGCTCCTCCGGCGGCTCGGCGGTCGCGCTCGCCTGTGGCATGGCCCCGCTCGCCTCGGGGTCAGACACCGGCGGCAGCTTGCGCAATCCGGCCGGCTTCTCCGGCATCGTCGGCATGCGCCCCTCCTACGGCCTCGTCGCCAGCGAGAAGCGCGCCCATGGCTGGTCGTGCCTGTCGACCGACGGGCCGATGGCGCGCGATGTCGCCGACACCGCGCTGATGCTGTCGGTGATGGCGAGCGACGATGCGCGCGATCCGCTCGCCTACACCCTGCCGGGCGAGGCCGTGCGCGGCGCGCCTGCGCGCTGGGCCGTGCCGCCGGCGGTCGAACTCAACAAGCTCAGGCTCGCCTTCACCGAGGATTTCGGCTTTGCGCCGACCGAACAACTGATCCGCCGCGCCTTCCGCGCGCGGGTGTCGCGCATCGCGCCGCTGTTTGCCGACGCGCAGGAAGGCGCACCGGATTGCAGCGGCGCCGACGAGACCTTTGCGGTGCTGCGCGCCTCGCTGTTCCTCACCCAGCACGGCAAGAATTTTCGCGAGCGGCCCGACATGCTCGGGCCGAACGTGCGCGCCAATGTCGAGGAGGGGCTCGGCTACAGCCTCGAGGATTTTTCGCGTGCGAGCGCCAACCAGACCCGCATCTATCGCGCCTATCAGGGCTTCTTCGCACGCCACGACGTGCTGATCAGCCCGACCATCACCTTGAGCCCGCGGCCGTGGGCGGAGCTGTATCCGGCGGAGATCGACGGCGTGCCGACGCGGTCGTACTTCCACTGGTTGGCGCTCGCCTACGCGGTGACCCTCGCCGGACATCCCGCGCTGAGCCTGCCGCTCGGCCTCGACGACAACGGCCTGCCGTTCGGCCTGCAGATCGTCGGTCCCCGCGGCGGCGACGCGCTGGTGCTCGGCGTTGCCGCGGCGCTGGAGGCCGCGTTCGCCGACGATGCCGAGCTGCGCCGTCCCCGGCCCGATCTCGAAAGGCTCGCGTCGCTGCCGCCGCTGGCGCAGACGCCCGGCTTCTTGGCGTGGGATTGA
- a CDS encoding XRE family transcriptional regulator, protein MTDTAISASTEGPHSQLGQCLKAARQARGLTLKQVAEKTGMALSTLSKVENGLMSLTYDKLLQLTSGLQMDIAELFSPTTPRPEAGRPVTARRSVSRAGQGQIVNTRFYTYTYQCTDLIGKRMVPMIAEVRARTLEEFGPLLRHSGEEYFLVTRGTIAVHTEFYAPEILHEGDGMYLDSTMGHAYLNAGDADSAQGVCLCTSEQADLFEQLHRIAKKDAVE, encoded by the coding sequence TTGACAGATACCGCCATCAGCGCGTCGACCGAAGGCCCCCACTCCCAGCTCGGCCAGTGCCTGAAGGCGGCCCGGCAGGCGCGCGGGCTGACCCTGAAGCAGGTCGCCGAAAAGACCGGCATGGCGCTGTCGACGCTGTCCAAGGTCGAAAACGGCCTGATGTCGCTGACCTATGACAAGCTGCTGCAGCTCACCTCGGGCCTGCAGATGGACATCGCCGAGCTATTCAGCCCGACGACGCCGCGCCCCGAGGCGGGTCGCCCGGTGACCGCCCGCCGCAGCGTCAGCCGCGCCGGCCAGGGCCAGATCGTCAACACCAGGTTCTACACCTACACCTATCAATGCACCGACCTGATCGGAAAGCGCATGGTGCCGATGATCGCCGAGGTGCGCGCCCGCACGCTCGAGGAGTTCGGCCCCCTGCTCCGCCACAGCGGCGAGGAGTATTTCCTCGTCACCCGCGGCACCATCGCCGTGCACACCGAATTCTACGCCCCGGAGATCCTGCACGAGGGCGACGGCATGTATCTCGACAGCACCATGGGCCACGCCTACCTCAACGCCGGCGATGCCGACTCCGCGCAGGGTGTGTGTCTCTGTACGAGTGAGCAGGCCGATCTGTTCGAGCAGCTGCACCGGATTGCGAAGAAGGATGCGGTGGAGTGA
- a CDS encoding ATP-binding protein, whose amino-acid sequence MPDQIKARADHRRGPRQEGIVDAWTRFASGSWMDRRWTPWIIVLSGLVLALLCDAFVAHMLSVNYRETYRTTEAANGDLARALEEYMLRNIQGVDVLLNTTIDSLKQDPSLLTAGNPALIGELKRRVVPYPAAGGIVVLDADGNLLGDSAGNGVPGRENNFADRAYYKVQRDDPGRGLFIDVPVASRVNRGRFIAVSRALMMPDGRFAGVIVVAVDYENLRQFFLSLNVGQRGTVTLYRDDGTILLRSPHADDFAGRNVGSNRLFSLYLPQAPHGSFEGSGMTDGTSRSISYRRVAGLPLVVTVARDPVEYLAGWKNNALYYSAIAAGLNLLIAGFGLVLARQWRLRAASEQALRDSFEQHLLVTENVPALIVQVGADGDIRYANRVAREWYAQPSSGVGRSRRIDDYIDPARRDEVRPKIEAALAGRTAGGEEKIAFPDGRERWCETIRVPDRSQDGTVRGYFVLSVDITERKRIEDELRQAQKMEAIGQLAGGIAHDSNNMLAATLGNLDLLLDALTPGESSRRSMVERAIEAAERVADLNRRLLAFARKQALQPQVTDVNQLVNGMTTILQRTLGENIEIELAQDPMLWHCLIDPTQLQNALLNLALNARDAMDGGGRLTIATTNAVLDQPLDDGDERIMPGDYVTIAVSDLGAGMPPEIARRAFEPFFTTKEFGKGSGLGLSMVYGFARQSGGTVLIDSRVAEGTCVTLYLPSAGPGATGRARAGAARLARPQTGERILVVEDNPLVGAMASTMLTSMGYSPVVVTHAAAAIAALERSDPFALLLTDILLPDAMTGIDLAREVRRRWPELPIVFMSGFADPSLVPEDFRATSRLLAKPFRLGQLSEAIVSALAGRKAT is encoded by the coding sequence ATGCCGGACCAGATCAAAGCGAGAGCCGACCATCGGCGCGGTCCGCGGCAGGAAGGCATCGTCGACGCCTGGACGAGGTTCGCGTCCGGCTCCTGGATGGACCGGCGCTGGACTCCGTGGATCATCGTGCTGAGTGGCCTCGTGCTGGCGCTGCTGTGTGATGCCTTCGTGGCCCACATGCTTTCCGTCAACTATCGGGAGACCTATCGGACCACCGAGGCCGCCAACGGAGATCTCGCCCGCGCGCTCGAAGAATACATGTTGCGCAACATCCAGGGCGTCGACGTGCTCTTGAACACGACGATCGACAGTCTCAAGCAGGACCCATCGCTGCTCACTGCCGGCAATCCGGCCCTGATCGGCGAGTTGAAGCGCAGGGTGGTGCCGTACCCCGCCGCGGGCGGCATCGTCGTGCTGGATGCGGACGGCAATCTGCTCGGCGACAGCGCCGGCAACGGAGTTCCCGGCCGTGAGAACAATTTCGCCGATCGGGCCTATTACAAGGTCCAGCGCGATGACCCCGGCCGCGGTCTCTTCATCGACGTGCCGGTGGCCTCGCGCGTGAACAGGGGTCGGTTCATCGCGGTCAGCCGCGCCTTGATGATGCCGGACGGACGATTTGCCGGCGTGATCGTCGTGGCGGTGGACTACGAGAATCTGCGGCAGTTCTTCCTGTCGCTGAACGTGGGGCAGCGCGGAACGGTGACGCTCTATCGCGACGACGGCACGATCCTGCTGCGCTCGCCGCATGCCGACGATTTCGCCGGCCGCAACGTCGGGTCCAATCGCCTGTTCAGCCTCTATCTCCCGCAGGCGCCTCACGGCAGCTTCGAGGGCAGCGGCATGACGGACGGGACGTCGCGGAGCATCAGCTATCGGCGCGTCGCCGGCCTGCCGCTGGTGGTGACCGTGGCGCGCGACCCGGTCGAGTATCTGGCCGGCTGGAAGAACAATGCGCTGTACTACAGCGCCATCGCCGCCGGCCTCAATCTGCTGATCGCCGGATTCGGCCTCGTCCTGGCGCGGCAATGGCGGCTGCGCGCGGCCTCCGAGCAGGCGCTGCGCGACAGTTTCGAGCAGCATCTGCTGGTCACGGAGAACGTGCCCGCGCTGATCGTCCAGGTCGGCGCCGATGGTGACATCCGCTATGCCAACCGCGTCGCGCGCGAATGGTATGCGCAGCCGTCCAGCGGGGTCGGTCGCAGCCGGCGGATCGACGACTACATCGACCCCGCGCGGCGAGACGAGGTGAGGCCGAAGATCGAGGCCGCGCTGGCCGGCCGAACCGCGGGCGGTGAGGAGAAGATCGCGTTTCCCGACGGCCGTGAACGCTGGTGCGAGACCATTCGCGTGCCGGATCGCAGCCAGGATGGCACGGTGCGCGGCTATTTCGTGCTGTCGGTCGACATCACCGAGCGCAAGCGCATCGAGGACGAACTGCGTCAGGCGCAGAAGATGGAGGCCATCGGCCAGTTGGCGGGAGGCATCGCGCACGACTCCAACAACATGCTGGCGGCGACGCTCGGCAATCTCGATCTGCTGCTCGACGCGCTCACGCCCGGCGAAAGCTCCCGTCGCAGCATGGTCGAGCGGGCGATCGAGGCGGCGGAGCGGGTCGCCGATCTCAACCGCCGGCTGCTCGCCTTCGCCCGCAAGCAGGCGCTGCAGCCGCAGGTCACCGACGTGAACCAGCTCGTCAACGGCATGACGACCATCCTGCAGCGGACGCTCGGCGAGAACATCGAGATCGAATTGGCGCAGGACCCGATGCTGTGGCACTGCCTGATCGATCCGACGCAATTGCAGAACGCGCTGCTCAATTTGGCGCTCAATGCGCGGGACGCGATGGACGGCGGCGGGCGCCTGACGATCGCGACGACGAATGCCGTGCTCGACCAGCCGCTCGACGACGGCGACGAGCGCATCATGCCCGGGGACTACGTGACGATCGCGGTGTCGGACCTTGGGGCCGGCATGCCGCCCGAGATCGCGCGCCGCGCCTTCGAGCCGTTTTTCACCACCAAGGAATTCGGCAAGGGCAGCGGCCTCGGCCTCAGCATGGTCTATGGCTTTGCGCGGCAATCGGGCGGCACGGTGCTGATCGACAGCCGGGTGGCGGAAGGCACCTGCGTCACGCTGTATCTGCCGAGCGCGGGGCCGGGCGCCACGGGCCGCGCGCGCGCCGGTGCGGCGCGGCTGGCGCGGCCGCAGACCGGCGAGCGGATCCTGGTGGTCGAGGACAATCCGCTGGTCGGCGCGATGGCATCGACCATGCTGACGTCGATGGGCTACAGCCCGGTCGTCGTCACCCATGCGGCAGCCGCGATCGCCGCGCTGGAGCGGTCGGACCCGTTCGCGCTGCTGCTGACCGACATTCTGCTGCCGGATGCCATGACCGGCATCGACCTGGCGCGCGAGGTGCGCCGCCGATGGCCTGAGCTGCCGATCGTCTTCATGTCCGGCTTCGCCGACCCCTCGCTGGTGCCGGAAGATTTCCGCGCGACGAGCAGGCTGCTCGCCAAGCCGTTCCGGCTCGGCCAATTGTCGGAGGCGATCGTCTCGGCCCTGGCCGGCAGGAAGGCGACGTGA